In Streptomyces dangxiongensis, one DNA window encodes the following:
- a CDS encoding GntR family transcriptional regulator: MSQQASPRGTFLKVADSVRTLIEGNPEMTELPSLAEVMREHGVSRGVAIRAYGELRREGLAQPAPGERWRVVRSDAQVDRRPLHERIAEVITTDELKVGEAFLSASTLAERFGVSRPTVTRALEKLEAAGVLAGGGQGRVRTVRAVPTREERS, from the coding sequence GTGTCGCAGCAGGCCAGCCCTCGGGGGACCTTCCTCAAGGTCGCCGACTCGGTGAGGACTCTGATCGAGGGCAACCCGGAGATGACGGAACTGCCTTCCCTGGCCGAGGTCATGCGCGAGCATGGTGTCTCGCGTGGCGTCGCCATCCGTGCATATGGCGAGCTTCGGCGAGAAGGACTGGCTCAACCAGCACCAGGCGAACGATGGCGCGTCGTGCGATCAGATGCGCAGGTGGATCGACGGCCGCTCCATGAGCGGATCGCAGAGGTCATCACGACTGACGAACTCAAGGTCGGGGAAGCGTTCCTGAGCGCCTCCACCTTGGCCGAGCGGTTCGGGGTCTCGCGCCCAACGGTGACCAGGGCTCTGGAGAAGTTGGAGGCCGCCGGCGTGCTGGCGGGGGGCGGACAGGGCAGGGTGCGGACGGTCCGCGCCGTGCCGACGCGAGAGGAGCGTTCGTAG
- a CDS encoding HD domain-containing protein, with protein sequence MPTLTEWAYPLAESLLAEPLPRRWKHCLGVAERARTIALILDQDAELLEAAAVLHDIGYAPDLAKTGFHPLDGARYLRDVAGADERVINLVAHHSCAWMEAEARGMREELEGEFPREQEHLNDALCYCDMNTTPDGTSTNPVDRINEITGRYGPDSLIGTFIRRAEPEILACTSRVLERVGAAKRQPM encoded by the coding sequence TTGCCGACGTTGACAGAGTGGGCGTATCCGCTGGCCGAGTCCCTGCTCGCCGAGCCGTTGCCGCGGCGCTGGAAGCACTGTCTCGGGGTCGCAGAGAGGGCGCGCACGATCGCGCTCATCCTGGACCAGGACGCGGAGCTGCTGGAGGCCGCGGCGGTCCTGCACGACATCGGCTACGCGCCGGACCTGGCCAAGACGGGCTTCCACCCGCTGGACGGCGCACGCTACCTCCGAGACGTGGCCGGCGCCGATGAACGGGTCATCAACCTGGTGGCCCATCACTCCTGCGCCTGGATGGAGGCGGAGGCGCGCGGCATGCGCGAGGAGCTGGAGGGCGAGTTTCCCCGCGAGCAGGAGCACTTGAACGACGCGCTCTGCTACTGCGACATGAACACCACGCCGGACGGCACGTCCACGAATCCGGTGGATCGGATCAACGAGATCACAGGGCGGTACGGGCCGGACAGCCTCATCGGGACGTTCATCCGTCGGGCTGAACCCGAAATCCTGGCGTGTACGTCCCGCGTGCTCGAACGTGTCGGCGCCGCCAAGCGTCAGCCGATGTAG
- a CDS encoding NUDIX domain-containing protein has protein sequence MGRIDYLHDPDAPPANSVVPSVVAFVQNDADQVLMIQRSDNGRWALPGGGHDVGESISDTVVREVWEETGIRVEVVDVSGLYTDPGHVMQYDDGEVRQQFSICFRARPVGGELRTSNETTQVRWVNPVDLTELDVHPTMRLRIEHAQDKTRTAPYIG, from the coding sequence ATGGGACGCATTGACTACCTGCACGACCCCGACGCCCCGCCGGCCAACTCGGTCGTGCCGTCCGTCGTCGCGTTCGTCCAGAACGACGCCGACCAAGTGCTGATGATCCAGCGATCCGACAATGGGCGCTGGGCACTGCCGGGCGGCGGCCACGACGTGGGCGAGTCCATCAGCGACACCGTCGTGCGCGAGGTCTGGGAAGAGACCGGGATCAGGGTGGAGGTGGTCGACGTGTCCGGGCTCTACACGGATCCCGGACACGTGATGCAGTACGACGACGGCGAGGTGCGACAGCAGTTCAGCATCTGCTTTCGCGCGCGACCGGTCGGTGGCGAACTCCGTACGAGCAACGAGACGACTCAAGTCCGCTGGGTCAACCCGGTGGACCTGACGGAGCTGGACGTGCACCCCACGATGCGGCTCCGCATCGAGCACGCCCAGGACAAGACGCGAACGGCTCCCTACATCGGCTGA